From one Gossypium hirsutum isolate 1008001.06 chromosome D08, Gossypium_hirsutum_v2.1, whole genome shotgun sequence genomic stretch:
- the LOC107949248 gene encoding zinc finger protein GAI-ASSOCIATED FACTOR 1 yields MSNMSGDDDGSFSSGEEVQQQKQMLQNNFAASGSGPSAASNSNNGSQQAVKKKRNLPGTPDPNAEVIALSPTTLMATNRFVCEICNKGFQRDQNLQLHRRGHNLPWKLKQRTTTEVKKRVYICPEPTCVHHNPARALGDLTGIKKHFSRKHGEKKWKCDKCSKKYAVQSDWKAHQKTCGTREYKCDCGTIFSRRDSFITHRAFCDALAEENNKVNQGLMNNMGSNMQNQMPELISSMQTSNGISDLGNFDPKSPLKSHPQELVPMPFMSMNMGGGMFSSSSSSLFGGPRSVSSASSSLQLSSNSSSGLNYLQDSKNGCPIMSATALLQKAAQMGATASNSINSPMMQKSFASSMAGPEQTIRPPSFGGIEQQNTSYDQFPSQTDQTSMVGISEAGGFSNPFMQKSPSEMAQLFTAATGSSAMNEMGMFTNMFINGADRNQVGLMKSMEQEDSGSSSLLQGRTQLPAAMFGTSSGNGGSNMTTLDFMGIGGSRPNSLHEQQQQQQQRMELEAISQQRLPMINPFHLQQQLSHGDSAIEKPIWEV; encoded by the exons ATGTCAAATATGTCTGGTGATGATGATGGAAGCTTCTCTTCGGGAGAGGAAGTCCAACAGCAGAAACAGATGTTGCAAAACAACTTTGCTGCCTCTGGTTCAGGACCTTCTGCTGCTTCTAACAGTAATAATGGCTCACAGCAAGCTGttaagaagaagagaaatttaccAGGAACTCCag ATCCGAATGCTGAAGTTATTGCTTTATCACCAACAACCCTTATGGCAACAAATCGATTTGTATGTGAGATATGCAACAAGGGGTTCCAAAGGGACCAAAACTTGCAATTGCATCGAAGAGGTCACAATCTTCCATGGAAGCTAAAGCAAAGGACAACCACTGAGGTCAAGAAACGAGTGTACATATGCCCGGAACCGACCTGCGTCCACCACAACCCGGCTCGTGCACTCGGAGACCTTACGGGAATCAAGAAGCATTTCAGCCGTAAGCATGGTGAGAAGAAGTGGAAATGCGACAAGTGCTCTAAGAAATATGCTGTGCAATCTGATTGGAAAGCTCATCAAAAGACTTGTGGTACCAGGGAATACAAATGTGATTGTGGAACCATCTTTTCAAG GAGGGATAGCTTTATCACCCACAGGGCTTTCTGCGATGCATTAGCTGAAGAAAACAACAAGGTAAACCAAGGGCTAATGAACAACATGGGATCAAACATGCAAAACCAAATGCCTGAGCTTATATCATCAATGCAAACGAGCAATGGAATATCCGATTTAGGCAACTTTGACCCGAAGTCCCCACTCAAATCCCATCCCCAAGAACTAGTGCCAATGCCGTTTATGTCCATGAACATGGGAGGAGGCATGTTTTCAAGTAGCTCGAGCAGTCTATTTGGCGGCCCGAGAAGTGTTTCCTCGGCCTCCTCTAGCCTGCAGCTTAGTTCAAATAGCTCATCTGGACTCAATTATTTGCAGGACAGCAAAAATGGTTGCCCAATCATGTCGGCAACAGCCTTATTACAGAAAGCAGCACAGATGGGTGCAACTGCAAGTAATAGTATAAACTCACCCATGATGCAAAAAAGTTTTGCTAGTAGCATGGCAGGCCCTGAGCAGACCATTAGACCACCATCATTCGGTGGGATTGAGCAGCAGAACACATCTTACGATCAGTTCCCGTCCCAAACCGATCAGACAAGCATGGTTGGGATCAGCGAGGCCGGAGGATTCTCCAACCCGTTCATGCAGAAAAGCCCCAGTGAAATGGCCCAACTTTTCACAGCTGCCACCGGAAGCTCAGCAATGAATGAAATGGGAATGTTCACTAACATGTTCATTAACGGAGCTGACCGAAACCAAGTAGGCTTGATGAAGAGCATGGAACAGGAAGATAGTGGTAGCTCTAGCTTGTTACAAGGAAGAACTCAGTTACCAGCAGCAATGTTTGGAACAAGCAGTGGCAATGGAGGAAGTAACATGACGACCCTTGATTTCATGGGGATTGGAGGGTCAAGGCCAAACAGTTTACATGagcagcagcaacaacaacaacaaagaatGGAACTGGAAGCAATAAGCCAACAAAGACTGCCAATGATAAACCCTTTCCACCTGCAGCAACAGCTCTCACATGGGGATTCAGCTATCGAAAAGCCTATATGGGAAGTTTAA